A single Nitrosospira multiformis ATCC 25196 DNA region contains:
- a CDS encoding TonB-dependent receptor family protein — MLKILNLALVAIGIGLPNLVPASDSPPVQSKTGTNTAAEASPLESSGRSLPVLNPVVITGTRTEQSSFSLPMSIDVVETKVIQEVQPRVNLSEALSRVPGLVIQNRQNYAQDLQISSRGFGARSTFGIRGIRIFVDDIPATMPDGQGQAANINLGSTKRIEVLRGPFSAIYGNASGGVIQAFTEDGPNETTLSGTLLGGSYGTSRGEIKLGGTLGGTDVISGPFNYVVDISRFQTSGYRDHSAATRYQASAKATYRFDHDANLTLVVNELHQGNTQDPLGLTQAQVIENPRQADISAHTFNTRKSIDNTQGGAVYEHRFSASNKIKLIGYAGTRQLEQFLAVPRGAQIPATSSGGVVDLDRQFGGAGLRWTYRSMGERPFTLTAGIEYEIFKERRKGFENFSGAILGVRGGLRRNENNTVSSLSQYGQAEWHFTQSWALSAAVRYTNVKFKSEDFFVRPGNADDSGSLTFRNVNPVLGLLYKATSTLNLYASGGWGFETPTFTELAYRPDGASGLNFSLRPSESRNIEVGFKWLATDNTRLNLALFESVVTDEILPATNIGGRATFQNATDTRRRGIELAAVHRFGADLSAYFSYTFLDARFRDSYTYQPRAGTPFVIVAEGNLVPGIPRNTAYGELAWRRGLPGFSAVIEAIYRDRVYANDINTEAAKQYAIANIRLAYSHQLGRLKLSEFIRIDNVSNAKYVGAVIVNEGNERFYEPSAGRNVIVGLNASYVF, encoded by the coding sequence TTGTTGAAAATCCTGAACCTTGCGCTCGTCGCGATCGGGATTGGCTTGCCGAACCTCGTGCCTGCATCGGATTCTCCTCCCGTACAGTCCAAAACTGGGACTAATACGGCGGCTGAGGCATCGCCGCTCGAATCATCAGGGAGGTCTTTACCGGTTCTCAATCCAGTCGTCATTACCGGCACCCGCACTGAACAATCCAGCTTCTCCTTGCCGATGTCTATCGATGTAGTGGAGACAAAGGTTATTCAGGAGGTTCAGCCCCGGGTAAATCTTTCTGAGGCGCTTTCCCGCGTTCCAGGTCTCGTCATTCAGAATCGCCAGAATTACGCACAGGATCTGCAAATATCCAGCCGCGGCTTTGGCGCGCGCTCCACTTTCGGCATTCGTGGCATACGCATATTCGTCGATGACATTCCCGCCACCATGCCGGATGGCCAAGGCCAGGCGGCGAATATCAACCTCGGTTCAACCAAACGCATCGAGGTATTGCGCGGGCCATTTTCCGCCATTTACGGCAATGCCTCAGGCGGGGTAATACAGGCATTTACGGAGGATGGCCCAAACGAAACCACCTTATCCGGAACTCTCCTAGGCGGCAGCTATGGCACCTCTCGCGGCGAGATCAAGCTGGGGGGGACATTAGGGGGAACGGATGTTATATCCGGGCCATTCAACTACGTAGTCGATATTTCCCGCTTTCAGACAAGCGGCTATCGCGATCATAGCGCGGCAACGCGTTACCAGGCCAGTGCAAAGGCTACGTACAGGTTTGACCATGATGCCAACCTCACTTTGGTAGTCAATGAACTGCACCAGGGCAACACGCAGGATCCTCTTGGACTCACGCAAGCTCAGGTTATCGAGAATCCCCGACAGGCGGATATTAGCGCCCATACCTTCAACACCCGCAAGAGCATCGACAATACCCAAGGCGGTGCGGTGTATGAACACAGATTCTCTGCTTCGAACAAGATCAAGCTGATCGGTTATGCAGGAACCCGCCAGCTGGAGCAGTTTCTTGCTGTGCCACGCGGCGCGCAGATTCCTGCGACCAGTTCAGGGGGCGTAGTCGATCTTGACCGGCAATTTGGGGGAGCAGGCTTGCGATGGACTTATCGGAGCATGGGGGAACGTCCATTCACGCTGACCGCAGGTATCGAGTACGAAATTTTCAAGGAGCGGCGCAAGGGGTTCGAGAATTTCTCCGGCGCAATCCTTGGCGTGCGTGGAGGTTTGCGCCGTAATGAAAATAATACGGTCAGTAGCCTTAGTCAATACGGGCAGGCCGAGTGGCATTTTACGCAGTCCTGGGCGCTTTCGGCCGCCGTGCGTTACACCAATGTGAAATTCAAGTCCGAGGATTTTTTTGTCCGCCCCGGCAATGCCGATGATAGCGGCAGTTTGACTTTTCGCAATGTGAATCCCGTGCTGGGCTTGCTATACAAGGCGACATCGACGCTCAATCTGTACGCCAGCGGCGGATGGGGTTTCGAAACACCCACCTTTACAGAACTTGCCTACCGGCCGGATGGTGCCTCGGGTCTCAATTTCTCTCTTCGCCCCAGCGAGAGCCGCAATATCGAAGTGGGATTCAAGTGGCTGGCTACGGATAATACCCGCCTCAATCTCGCGCTTTTTGAGAGTGTGGTTACCGATGAGATTCTGCCGGCGACCAATATCGGGGGGAGAGCTACTTTTCAGAACGCGACCGATACCAGGAGACGGGGCATAGAACTTGCCGCCGTCCATCGCTTCGGGGCGGATCTTTCTGCGTATTTTTCTTATACCTTTCTTGATGCCAGGTTTCGCGATTCCTATACCTACCAGCCACGAGCCGGCACTCCTTTCGTAATTGTAGCGGAGGGCAACCTGGTTCCCGGTATACCGCGTAATACCGCCTATGGGGAACTGGCGTGGCGACGCGGCCTACCAGGGTTTTCGGCAGTGATCGAGGCAATCTATCGTGATAGGGTTTACGCTAACGATATCAATACGGAAGCTGCAAAACAGTATGCCATAGCCAATATCCGGCTCGCGTATTCGCATCAGCTAGGTCGTTTGAAGCTCAGCGAATTCATCCGGATAGACAATGTAAGCAACGCAAAATATGTCGGTGCCGTAATTGTGAATGAAGGCAACGAGCGTTTTTATGAACCCTCGGCGGGGCGAAACGTGATAGTGGGGTTGAATGCAAGTTATGTGTTCTAG
- a CDS encoding OBAP family protein → MLGSAKEAFAQESSGPHANPGGEAKTPKTKILEAGAKLLQSGSPLKPFGIYLVGFHPMKDSPEDQMEAHHYCHQVNEDFAQCTLFDGNTEDANLNGIEFIISAKLFNTLPEEEKKYWHPHNGEILSGQLVAPNIPDIAEKELMKGKMNSYGKTWHVWNTGYEGKLGDALPLGQPMLGWSFNHEGEAVPGLVEKRDKNMKIDSEEKRRQRADLKQLAKPQSGVDDLKGRFARPTKDIPGVIDTKAQEKIQ, encoded by the coding sequence ATGCTTGGCTCTGCAAAAGAGGCGTTCGCACAGGAGTCCTCTGGACCTCATGCCAACCCCGGGGGTGAGGCAAAAACGCCCAAAACGAAAATTCTGGAAGCAGGCGCCAAGCTGTTGCAGAGCGGTTCTCCCTTGAAACCGTTTGGCATTTATCTGGTTGGTTTCCATCCAATGAAGGATTCTCCGGAAGATCAGATGGAGGCTCATCACTATTGTCACCAGGTAAACGAGGATTTTGCGCAGTGTACGCTGTTCGATGGGAACACGGAGGATGCAAACCTGAATGGCATCGAATTCATTATCTCGGCAAAGCTTTTCAACACGCTGCCCGAAGAGGAAAAAAAGTACTGGCATCCGCATAACGGCGAAATTCTTTCGGGGCAGCTTGTAGCCCCCAACATTCCCGACATTGCGGAAAAAGAGTTGATGAAAGGGAAGATGAACAGCTATGGCAAGACCTGGCATGTCTGGAACACGGGCTACGAAGGTAAGCTGGGCGACGCGCTACCCCTCGGTCAGCCGATGCTCGGCTGGTCTTTTAATCATGAAGGAGAAGCAGTACCTGGATTGGTCGAAAAGCGGGACAAGAATATGAAAATAGACAGTGAGGAAAAGCGCAGGCAGCGTGCAGATTTAAAGCAACTTGCCAAACCCCAGTCTGGGGTTGATGACCTTAAAGGCCGGTTTGCTCGGCCGACGAAGGATATACCAGGGGTAATCGATACCAAAGCTCAAGAAAAAATCCAATGA
- a CDS encoding esterase-like activity of phytase family protein, translating into MKIILLAAFVVLEIGFAPPLRAAESAGFALNYIGQQIVPNKTRFKGTTVGGLSSLDYSASTDRYLSISDDRSRTNPARFYELSLDLAKFQCSAKPGMAGVTFQAVTTIQQAGGGAFEKNSVDPEGLRFDGSRNKIYWSEEGRREISGFRSPAVREMNADGRHSRDFVVPIYYSPSGSRLWTFTGSKGVYDNLGFESLTLSTDGTTLYTATENGLVQDSPPANAYRGSRARILAFDIATGKSVAEYAYDVEPVTSVPSLLGGFTIIGVSDFLAIGDRQFITIERALSPGTITPGRINTGYTVRLYYADARDATNISGMESIADKNISPVRKILLLDMSDLKNADGSALAIGNIEGITFGPEFRGKRTILLVADNNFSRMQFTQFVALEIASESELVERLQ; encoded by the coding sequence ATGAAAATAATTCTTCTTGCTGCCTTTGTCGTTCTGGAAATAGGCTTTGCCCCGCCCCTTCGCGCCGCCGAATCAGCAGGTTTTGCTCTCAATTATATTGGCCAGCAAATCGTACCCAACAAGACAAGATTCAAAGGGACAACGGTCGGGGGGTTGTCATCTCTGGACTATAGCGCAAGCACTGACCGTTACCTATCCATCAGCGACGATCGCAGCAGAACCAATCCAGCCCGGTTTTATGAATTGTCTCTGGATCTCGCCAAATTCCAGTGCTCGGCCAAGCCGGGTATGGCAGGCGTGACCTTTCAGGCTGTAACCACGATCCAGCAAGCCGGTGGAGGGGCATTCGAAAAAAACTCCGTGGATCCGGAAGGTCTCCGTTTTGACGGCAGCCGCAACAAGATTTATTGGAGTGAGGAAGGCCGCCGGGAGATATCGGGTTTTCGAAGCCCTGCGGTGCGGGAAATGAATGCTGATGGCAGACATTCCCGCGATTTCGTTGTTCCTATTTACTACTCTCCCAGTGGCTCCCGTCTTTGGACATTTACCGGCAGTAAGGGTGTTTACGACAATTTGGGATTTGAGAGTCTGACACTCTCCACCGACGGTACAACCCTGTATACCGCCACCGAAAACGGCCTGGTTCAGGATTCTCCCCCTGCCAATGCCTATAGAGGCTCACGCGCACGTATTCTTGCCTTCGACATTGCCACCGGGAAATCAGTCGCGGAATATGCTTACGATGTTGAACCTGTTACATCCGTACCATCCTTGCTCGGCGGTTTCACCATCATCGGCGTGAGCGACTTCCTCGCCATCGGCGACCGCCAATTCATCACTATAGAGCGCGCGTTATCCCCCGGCACGATCACGCCTGGCCGTATTAACACCGGATATACCGTCCGGCTTTATTACGCAGATGCAAGGGACGCCACCAACATTTCCGGAATGGAATCAATCGCGGACAAGAACATCTCTCCGGTAAGAAAAATTCTCCTGCTTGATATGTCAGACCTGAAAAATGCGGATGGCTCGGCTCTGGCTATTGGTAACATAGAAGGCATCACCTTTGGTCCCGAATTCAGGGGCAAACGCACTATCTTGCTGGTGGCTGACAACAATTTCTCCAGAATGCAATTCACCCAATTTGTCGCATTGGAAATTGCCTCTGAATCGGAGCTAGTGGAGCGGTTACAATAA
- a CDS encoding HlyD family efflux transporter periplasmic adaptor subunit, translated as MNKKLVLIGIAIGLALISVGTVSWFFTHKKSNGEFLTLFGNVDIRQVSLAFNGNDRIAEMRVEEGDRVRAGQVLAKLDTRILTLQIAQAEAQVAAQEQALLRLENGTRPEEIAQAKAEVASAQADADLARQFLGRLMEIESDSGAAVSQQDLDNARSRRRVAVAQLENRKKALQLALIGPRKEDIAQAEAQLNVFRAELALLRHQLDLAELKSPIDAVIRSRLLEPGDMASPQRPVYALAITDPKWVRAYVSEIDLGRIKLGMRAEVVTDSHPEESIHGRIGYISSAAEFTPKPVQTEELRTSLVYEIRVYVEDAEDRLRLGMPATVHIALRNNGNSSEVKH; from the coding sequence GTGAATAAAAAACTCGTCCTTATAGGAATAGCAATAGGACTTGCTCTGATTTCGGTGGGAACGGTAAGCTGGTTTTTTACCCATAAGAAAAGCAATGGCGAGTTCCTGACTCTCTTTGGCAATGTGGATATCCGCCAGGTTTCTCTCGCCTTCAACGGAAACGATCGGATCGCTGAAATGCGAGTGGAGGAAGGAGACCGGGTCAGGGCCGGACAAGTTCTGGCAAAGCTGGATACCCGCATTCTCACGTTGCAAATTGCGCAAGCCGAAGCCCAGGTTGCCGCCCAGGAGCAAGCTCTGTTACGGCTTGAGAACGGTACCCGTCCCGAGGAAATAGCACAGGCCAAAGCCGAAGTTGCTTCCGCTCAGGCCGATGCCGATCTCGCCCGGCAGTTTCTCGGCCGCTTGATGGAGATTGAAAGTGACTCGGGGGCGGCCGTCAGCCAGCAGGATCTCGACAATGCCAGGTCTCGCCGTCGGGTGGCCGTAGCGCAACTCGAAAATCGTAAAAAGGCACTGCAACTGGCATTGATCGGGCCGCGCAAGGAAGATATTGCGCAGGCGGAGGCGCAGTTGAACGTTTTTCGTGCTGAGCTGGCCTTGCTGCGGCACCAGCTTGATTTGGCCGAATTGAAATCCCCTATTGATGCTGTCATACGCTCACGTCTTCTCGAACCGGGAGACATGGCTTCGCCACAACGTCCGGTTTATGCGCTGGCCATAACCGATCCAAAATGGGTCCGAGCCTACGTATCCGAGATCGATCTAGGCCGAATCAAGCTTGGCATGAGGGCAGAGGTTGTTACCGACAGTCATCCGGAGGAGTCCATTCATGGTCGTATTGGCTATATCTCGTCGGCTGCCGAGTTCACCCCAAAGCCTGTACAAACCGAGGAGCTGCGCACCAGCCTTGTCTATGAGATACGGGTGTATGTGGAAGACGCGGAGGACAGGCTGCGTCTGGGTATGCCCGCCACCGTGCATATCGCTCTCAGAAATAATGGAAATTCCAGCGAAGTGAAGCATTGA